The following are from one region of the Dermacentor albipictus isolate Rhodes 1998 colony chromosome 5, USDA_Dalb.pri_finalv2, whole genome shotgun sequence genome:
- the Ccdc58 gene encoding protein MIX23: MAASASQGEIVIPCDDFMAFQEVLRKFRRVDDNIISSLNTTLPTESFAAECDPTGLCKNLYQELLNAYAQRDKAIKGCLQQSKDKLDHLQELRAAKGDEPATLRQLRKEQSKIRMLRNELNVEEVVKDRSLKVFHERCRLFYSPPEV, translated from the exons ATGGCGGCCTCCGCATCACAAGGCGAGATTGTAATCCCATGTGACGATTTTATGGCATTCCAG GAGGTGCTGCGAAAGTTTCGCCGTGTGGACGACAACATAATATCATCTTTAAACACAACTTTGCCAACAGAATCATTTGCCGCCGAGTGCGACCCCACTGGGCTTTGCAAAAACTTGTACCAAGAACTTTTAAACGCTTACGCTCAACGGGACAAGGCCATTAAAGGGTGCCTGCAGCAGTCTAAAGACAAGTTGGACCATCTTCAAGAGCTGCGCGCGGCGAAAGGTGACGAGCCGGCCACATTGAGGCAACTTCGGAAAGAGCAGTCCAAG ATTCGTATGTTGCGGAACGAGCTAAACGTCGAAGAAGTTGTCAAGGACCGCAGTTTAAAG GTCTTCCACGAGCGATGCCGGCTCTTCTACAGCCCACCGGAAGTTTGA